From the Solanum lycopersicum chromosome 10, SLM_r2.1 genome, one window contains:
- the LOC138339182 gene encoding uncharacterized mitochondrial protein AtMg00810-like, whose translation MTTMRAVISIAAIKGWKLYQMDVYNAFLQGDLYEEVYMTIPEGFSKPRRKAGQVCKLLKSLSVTTPMDQNQKLTTTEFDQYVPSSHEDPGLTDHTSYQKLIGRLLYLTTTRPDIAFAVQTLSQFMYSPKTSHMEAAMRLVRYVKNAPGLGILMSSGGDNLMKVYCDADWGACVNSRKSITGYVLQYGNSPISWKSKKQATVSRSSAEAEYRAMASAVAEVVWMTSLFKELGLIITAHLPFEEQTADLFTKGLGRQLHSYLISKLGMKNIFISSSLRGSVKELNKCVSVP comes from the exons ATGACCACAATGAGAGCTGTAATCTCAATAGCAGCAATTAAAGGATGGAAGTTATATCAGATGGATGTTTACAATGCCTTCCTGCAGGGAGATCTATATGAAGAAGTGTATATGACCATCCCAGAAGGCTTTTCTAAGCCAAGAAGAAAGGCTGGTCAAGTGTGTAAACTTCTGAAATCtttat CTGTTACAACTCCCATGGACCAAAATCAGAAACTTACGACAactgaatttgatcaatatgTCCCATCATCACATGAGGATCCAGGACTAACAGACCATACAAGTTATCAAAAACTTATTGGAAGACTGTTATATCTTACAACAACAAGACCAGACATTGCATTTGCTGTGCAAACTCTAAGTCAGTTTATGTATTCTCCTAAAACATCTCATATGGAGGCAGCCATGAGATTGGTGAGATATGTGAAGAATGCTCCAGGTCTTGGGATATTAATGTCATCTGGTGGTGATAATCTAATGaaggtatattgtgatgctgaTTGGGGAGCCTGTGTTAATAGCAGAAAGTCTATTACAGGCTATGTATTGCAGTATGGGAATTCACCTATTTCCTGGAAGTCGAAGAAACAAGCTACTGTGTCTCGTAGTTCAGCAGAAGCTGAGTACAGGGCTATGGCATCTGCAGTCGCAGAAGTGGTATGGATGACTAGCCTGTTCAAAGAATTAG GTCTTATTATCACTGCTCATCTGCCCTTTGAAGAACAGACTGCTGACTTGTTTACAAAAGGACTTGGTAGACAGTTACATTCTTATTTGATATCCAAGCtaggaatgaaaaatattttcatatcatctagcttgagggggagtgtaaAGGAACTCAATA